AGGAACTGAATACTAAAAGAAATCAAATTCGGGAAGTCGAGCGGGAGATGATTCAACTTGAACAACAAATTGCTGAAAAGAGTGAAATTCTCAGCCCTAACTCTGGATGTATTCTGGAAACAACCGCCACAACCGGGCAAGTGGTTTCCATGGGAACTCGCTTAGGATCGATGAATATGACCGGAGCAGAGGGAAAAATGATCGGCATTACTTATTTTGCCCTCAGAGATGGTAAAAAAATTCAACCCGGAATGCCCATTCAAATCACGCCCGATATTGTTAAACAACAGCGTTATGGTGGTATTGTGGGCACGATTACCTCGGTTTCTGATTTTGCTGTCACTGAAGCAGGAGCTACCACCATTGTGGGCAATTCCGATGTGGTGAAGGGATTAATTTCTAGTGGTGGCGTAATCGAAATTCGAGCCGAATTACAAGAAAATGAAAATAACTTTAGTGGTTATCAATGGTCTTCTTCTCAAGGGCCACAATTGGAAGTTAGCCCAGGAACAACGGCAACAGCACGAGTGAGGGTAGAGGAGCGATCGCCCATTACCTTCGTCTTACCGATTTTGCGAGAATGGACAGGAGTGTATTAATATCAATTAAAAATTAAAAATTAAAAATTAAAAATTAAATTCAACTATTACAATTCTCTAAAAAATCATGGCCCAAGCAACTGCGGAAAAAGAAACAAAAGAGAAAGTCTATAAGCGGGTAAAAACGCCGACCTTACTGCAAATGGAAGGGGTTGAATGTGGTGCTGCTTCTTTGGGTATTATTTTAAGTTACTATGGCCGGATTGTTCCTTTGCCCGAACTGCGAATTACTTGCGGAGTGTCTCGTGATGGGAGTAATGCGGCCAATGTGGTGAAAGCCGCTAGAACTTATGGCCTGCAAGCGAAGGGATTTAAGAAAGATCCCATGAAGCTTAAAGATGTGAAGCCTCCCTTCATTGTGTTTTGGAATTTTAATCACTTCCTGGTGGTGGAAGGGTTTGTCAAGGATCAAGTGTATTTAAACGATCCAATGGATGGCCCCAGGAAGATTTCGTTTGAAGAATTCGATCGCGCCTATACGGGAATCGTTCTGATCATGGAACCCGGGCCAGACTTCAAAAAAGGAGGGCGCAAACCCAGTATGGCTGCTGCCTTGTATAACCGCCTTCAAGGGTCTTTAGGCGCGATTCTATACTGTATTGTAGCGGGTCTGCTGCTCGTGATTCCTGGGTTAGCCGTCGCCGTTTTCAGTCAGGTCTTTGTGGACAATATTCTGGTAGAAAACCGGATGGAATGGCTGCGGCCGCTGATTTTGGGGATGATTCTGACGGCGATCGTGCAAGGGATGCTTTCCCTGCTGCAATTTCGGTATCTTAGACATTTGCAGATTAAACTTTCGGTCACCATGTCCGGTAATTTTCTGTGGCATGTTTTACGACTTCCTCAAAGATTTTACGCACAAAGGTTTGCTGGAGAAATCGGCGATCGCGTCAACCTGAATACCAAAGTCGCCAATGTTCTCTCTGGTGAGTTAGCCAAAACCGTCATTGATGCGATGGTTGTCGTCTTTTACGCGGCTGTCATGTTCGCCTATGACTGGGTACTCACCCTGATTGGCATCTTCTTTTCCGCCGTCAATGTCCTCGTTTTGCAATGGGTAGCCCGGCGACGCAAAGATACCCACAGTCGCTTAACCCAAGATGAAGGTAAACTTGCGGGTGTCAGTATTGCCGCCTTACAAAGTATTGAAACCCTCAAATCTGCTGCCTTAGAATCAGACTTTTTCGCCCGTTGGAGTGGCTATTACGCCAAAACCACCAACGCCCAACAAACATTAGGCGTTCCCGATCAAATATTAGGAATACTTCCTTCCCTCGTCACCTCTTTAACCACCTTATTTCTACTCGTAGTCGGTGGTTTTCGGGTAATGAGTGGCGAACTCAGTATTGGAATGTTGATTGCCTTTCAAAGCTTAATGACCAGCTTTCAACAACCCGTTAGCACCCTGGTTCAATTTGGCTCTACCCTACAAGAATTAGAAGGCGATATTAACCGTTTAGATGATGTCCTTGATAATGAAGTCGATGCCCAAGTCGCCCAAGAGACCAAAAATCAGAATGCTCTTCAAGTTTATGCCAACACTTCCTATAAACTACAAGGATATTTAGAGTTACGCAACCTTACCTTTGGCTATGCAAAAGTCAATCCCCCATTAGTGGCAGACTTAAGCTTAAAACTCCAACCCGGACAGCGTGTTGCCCTAGTCGGAGGCAGTGGTTCGGGCAAATCAACCGTTGCCAAATTAGTGGCTGGACTCTATGAACCTTGGTCAGGAGAAATTCTGTTAGACGGTATTCCTAGAGAAGATATTCCCAGAGAAGTATTAACCAATTCTCTCTCCATGGTGGAACAAGATATTTTCTTATTTGGCGGTACAGTCCGAGATAATCTCACCCTTTGGGATAGTACCATTCCCAATTCCCAATTAATTCGTGCCTGTGAAGATGCCCAAATTTTAGATGCCGTTTTAGCCATTCCTGGAGGACTGGACGGGAGTTTATTGGAAGGAGCTGGAAATTTAAGTGGAGGACAGCGCCAGCGTTTAGAAATTGCCCGCGCTTTAGTCAACGATCCTTCACTTTTAGTGATGGATGAAGCCACCAGTGCCTTAGATGCGGAAACAGAGAAAATTATCGACCAAAATTTGCGTCGTCGAGGTTGCACTTGTTTGATTGTGGCTCACCGTTTGAGTACGATTCGCGATTGTGATGAGATTATTGTTTTAGAACAAGGTAAGGTTGTACAGCGCGGAACCCATGAGGAGATGAAACAGGATGAAGATAGCGTTTATGCTCGATTAATTCAATCGGAGTAATACAGCGCGAAGCGCTGTAAAATTGAGAGTCATTGTATCGTAGTGCCGTGACACAGCTAAAATGAGGTCATCAATGTAGTGCGAGCATCTGGCTCGCTTCCTTTCTCTAGCGAGCCAGATGCTCGTATTCCTAATGTTAACCAGTCTTCAAAATCCTTGGGTGAAACAACTGCGAAAGTTACATCAACCCAAAGGGCGCAAACAAGCCCAATTATGTTTATTGGAAGGAACCCATTTGGTAGAAGCGGCTTGTCAGGTGAATGCCCGTTTAGAGAGTGCCGCCTATACTCCGGAATGGTTGGCGAAATATCCCCAGATTGGAGAAAAACTGCCAGAGTGCTGTGAACGGGTGCAACCGGTGAGCTATGAGGTGTTGAAGTCCATCGCCACTACGGTGAATCCCGATGGTGTAATTGCTACTCTGCGCCGAGATGCTCGTAAACCTCTTTCGCCACAACTGAACCGACTAGGGCTAATTCTGGAAACGGTTCAAGATCCAGGGAATTTGGGCACAATTATTCGCACCGGTGCAGGGGTAGGCTTAGAGGCGATCGCCCTCAGCCAAGATAGTGTGGATTTAGATCATCCCAAAGTCCTACGTGCTTCTGCGGGGGCTTGGTTTCGGGTTCCGATGGCGATGCAACCGAGTTTACCGGATTTTATTTCTCAATGCCGTCAAGAACAGATGCAAATTATTGCTACCACTGCGGATGCACCCCAAACCTATTGGGACATCAATTGGACACAACCAACTTGGGTATTATTGGGCAATGAAGGGGCGGGGTTATCCTCAGACCTGTTGGAGTTAGCCGATCGCCAGGTGAGCATTCCTATTGCGGAGGGAGTAGAATCTTTGAATGTGGCGATCTCTGCTGCTCTGATTCTTTACGAGAGCCAAAGACAATGGACGCAGAAGGATGGATAATTTCCTCAGATTCCATCTTTTGATAAAGTCAAAGATAAATCTGACCAGCTAAAACTTAAGGGAGGCTCAGGCATTTTGGCAAAGCACTGGTGGGAAATTCAAATACTCTGCGATCCAGCCTTAGAAGACCTGATCTTCTGGCGTTTAGACCTATTTGGCTGTCAAGGAACCAGCAGCGAAGCCAAAGGCAACTCTCGGTTAGTTCAAGCCTACTTGCCCCAAGAACAAGCCCAACTCCTCGATTTAGCTGCCTTATCGATTGCTTTTCGCCAAGATGCGATTACCGTTTCCTTGCCGGTTCCTGGAGTTCACTGGCATTTAATTGATGAAGAAGATTGGTCAGTCACCTGGAAAAAGCATTGGCAACCCCAACCCATTGGCGATCGCTTCCTCATCTGTCCCGCTTGGTTATCCGCTCCTGAAGCGCCTGAACGTCATCTTTTACACCTCGATCCAGGGATCGCCTTTGGCACAGGAGATCATGCCACCACCCAACTCTGCCTAGAGTCCCTAGAAATGCGCCTCAGCATCGACCCCCAAGAGAACCAAGAGATTGTATTAGCTGACATCGGCTGCGGCTCAGGGATCTTATCAATTGGCGCTCTTTTATTGGGCGCTCGTCA
This window of the Roseofilum capinflatum BLCC-M114 genome carries:
- a CDS encoding NHLP family bacteriocin export ABC transporter peptidase/permease/ATPase subunit; the protein is MAQATAEKETKEKVYKRVKTPTLLQMEGVECGAASLGIILSYYGRIVPLPELRITCGVSRDGSNAANVVKAARTYGLQAKGFKKDPMKLKDVKPPFIVFWNFNHFLVVEGFVKDQVYLNDPMDGPRKISFEEFDRAYTGIVLIMEPGPDFKKGGRKPSMAAALYNRLQGSLGAILYCIVAGLLLVIPGLAVAVFSQVFVDNILVENRMEWLRPLILGMILTAIVQGMLSLLQFRYLRHLQIKLSVTMSGNFLWHVLRLPQRFYAQRFAGEIGDRVNLNTKVANVLSGELAKTVIDAMVVVFYAAVMFAYDWVLTLIGIFFSAVNVLVLQWVARRRKDTHSRLTQDEGKLAGVSIAALQSIETLKSAALESDFFARWSGYYAKTTNAQQTLGVPDQILGILPSLVTSLTTLFLLVVGGFRVMSGELSIGMLIAFQSLMTSFQQPVSTLVQFGSTLQELEGDINRLDDVLDNEVDAQVAQETKNQNALQVYANTSYKLQGYLELRNLTFGYAKVNPPLVADLSLKLQPGQRVALVGGSGSGKSTVAKLVAGLYEPWSGEILLDGIPREDIPREVLTNSLSMVEQDIFLFGGTVRDNLTLWDSTIPNSQLIRACEDAQILDAVLAIPGGLDGSLLEGAGNLSGGQRQRLEIARALVNDPSLLVMDEATSALDAETEKIIDQNLRRRGCTCLIVAHRLSTIRDCDEIIVLEQGKVVQRGTHEEMKQDEDSVYARLIQSE
- a CDS encoding TrmH family RNA methyltransferase, with product MLTSLQNPWVKQLRKLHQPKGRKQAQLCLLEGTHLVEAACQVNARLESAAYTPEWLAKYPQIGEKLPECCERVQPVSYEVLKSIATTVNPDGVIATLRRDARKPLSPQLNRLGLILETVQDPGNLGTIIRTGAGVGLEAIALSQDSVDLDHPKVLRASAGAWFRVPMAMQPSLPDFISQCRQEQMQIIATTADAPQTYWDINWTQPTWVLLGNEGAGLSSDLLELADRQVSIPIAEGVESLNVAISAALILYESQRQWTQKDG
- the prmA gene encoding 50S ribosomal protein L11 methyltransferase encodes the protein MAKHWWEIQILCDPALEDLIFWRLDLFGCQGTSSEAKGNSRLVQAYLPQEQAQLLDLAALSIAFRQDAITVSLPVPGVHWHLIDEEDWSVTWKKHWQPQPIGDRFLICPAWLSAPEAPERHLLHLDPGIAFGTGDHATTQLCLESLEMRLSIDPQENQEIVLADIGCGSGILSIGALLLGARQVYAVDTDPLAVRATVCNSKLNHLGGDRLMTSQGSINELIETLPGPVDGILCNILAEVVIDLIPKFEAISKPNTWAVISGVLLDQAKPVADTLEQHGWTVATLWRRKEWCCFNIRREE